One Magnolia sinica isolate HGM2019 chromosome 2, MsV1, whole genome shotgun sequence genomic window, TCCTCCacccaactgtggatggagcacaatttcacaaaatcaACAAAGCACCACACACTAGTTTAGCTCCAACCATCCAATTTATAACTATAAACTGGACGGTTATGATTGCTTAACAAGTGCAATTTTCGACATATGCTCCATCAACAATGTGCCCCAcgacttggacggtctggatatccaTACAAGAACTAACTTGGATCAGTCACTGTCACTCTTAGATGCTGATAAACTATCATAGGAGTGTAACCAGATTCAAAGAAGCTAAAAATCTACAAAGACCAAAACACCCAATAAAAAACTAAGGAATGATAGAATGTATACAGTTATACACTAAACATTGGTGTATGTTGGAGATGTAGACCCAATCAAAGCAAAGGAAGATGATGAGTGTATACACCAATGTTCAGAGTATGTACTATACACCGTATCATTCCTAGAGAAAACCAAACACCccaaaaaaacaagctaaaatggaGAGAACCTAAGACAATGCTTTCAAACTCTCAGCAAATATATACTAAGCTCTGGCCCACCATTCCCATCAGGATTCATCATGTAGAAGGCTTCTGAATCTCTGGACCCGATAACCCGCTCGAACCTGGCTCTCATGTACATGAGCTCACCCTCGGACCCGGCTCCATTCCCCGGCAGCACGCCTGCACCCATCGAAACGGGCCCCACTGCCTTCAGTACCTTCCACTCAGCGGGCCCACACTCTCGCTTCATCGCGAACCCACATTTCTTCCCGTTGCAATAAGTCCTCCACAGCGGCTCATCTAGCAACCTGACCCCTTTCTTCTCGACCGTCCGATCACACTCCAGCGCAATCCTCACTAGGCCCGACGCCATCTCTCTGACCAAACCGCTCGTGGGCGTGGCCAGCTCGATAAGCAAGGCCGGGCCCGTTTTGGGGTCATCCTGGAATGCGAAGTGCACATGTCCACGACGGTAGCCGAAGAGAGTGCCAGTGACCCTATTGCCAAGACCCGATGACAGATGCCACCGCGCCTTGGCAGCGAATCCAGTTAGAACTGACCGAATTCGCAATGCTGCAACTGTAGCCCCTGCTCCTATTTTCTTTCTAGGAGCTGAAGCTGTAGTTGGAGCTCCTATTTTTATATCTTCGCAGTTGAGTAGCGAAGAGGAGTTGAAGGAGAGggattcttctctttcttccttctcttcatCCTTCTTTTTCCTCCATTGAAAGTGCCtccttgaagaagaagaagagaatgaagagtCATGAGGGGTTTTTGCCATGATTGTTctcattctctttttctctttcagcTGAGGGATGTATGTAAGGGGAGTGAAAGATTGGTCGTATGATAGCAAAGAGATTGGGGGGAGATTCCTTTATTTCCTGCTTTTAGACATGTGGGGGCTGTCATTTATTCCATGCTTCTAGTCCTTTTTGTCAGGGGCTGTGTTCTAATCTTGGAGTACTACTCTCTCTACTCCTCAAAGGATTATTGCAGGAGAGAATCCTGACAAAAGGACGGGTCCAAGAGAGTAATGGGTCCACCTCAACCCCACCCAAAAcgtactaaaaataataataaagaaaagcaggaaaaagaagaaaaatgaatgagGGACAAATTTCTCTATTAGTTGTGATTTTCATGTACCTTGTACTAGGTATATCATTTTAagtaatctagaccgtttatttggACTGCCAGTGGTTTGGTTTGGCCATATTTgtagaaaatggatggttcagatctttcttttaatgtagttttttttttttttttttgttatgctatatttgtagtgggacccattataTGGATTGTGTAGATGGGTTTACATCCAGGCCAGGTTTACATGGATAATTACTCAGGTTATAAGCCAAAGAACTAATACGTGAGCCAGCATTGTCGTACACGTGAATATTGCCACCACATGTATGGCATACCTGTGGCTAAATTCAAATAATCCAAATCATGAACCTGTTTAAATTACCAGTTACTATTGTAAAAGTGCAACGATTACCAATTCTTATGTATTGCTAATAACGTTTGCATTTGACCGCTGATTTCCCTATTAAATCACATTATggtatttttcacttattttagggtgtgtttgtttTACGTTTACCTCATTAGGAgtgtttggtttttcaattagATATATAAATACGAGAtaaatcattatatatatgtataattacAAAAATTCATTATTGTtgcatttgatgtcttaaatcgagtcacATACATAGCCTATTTGATGTGCTTGATTAAATtgagatttttcagattttctcatgTTAGTTGTTAGACTAGCTAATTGGGCactttatcgatgtcatcgatgagtgttcgatgacatcgaagatcagtttgatgccatcgaagatggcTCAATGCAATTAGAGAaatttggatttttcattttgTCTTTGGACTGTttaggtgttagttcgatgccaacGGCAtgactttgatgccatcgaaggataaattttgatgacatcaatcGGATCGTATAAATTTATGCAGAGTTGTGATTTTGTggaatttattttcaattttgctTGGGATCTTtccataagatatatatatatatatatatatatatatatatatatatatatatatatatatatatatatatatatatagatgggaaaaggtactatgcgctcgacctcacgagtccgtcccatgaggtcgagctatgtgggccccaccgtgatgcgttttgaacatctaacccatcagtcagatatgcaccattccatcgtgggcctaggtctcaaaaataaagtcaatccgtgacttgtgtaggccacaccacatacagaagtggggagagGTCGtgcatcattaaaacattcataatcagttttttgggcccaccgagatgtggtttgcaaatctagcccatccattatctaTGTCTCACttgtatgagggttcagaccaagtttcagcagcattcaaaactcaattgggccccaccaagtgcttttatatgttttaatggtgtttcacatgattttagatggtatggcccacctgagttccatatatggctgatttttgggatatcccataatttagagggtaccccctaaatgcacggtgttgatggtcgacacgcatcacggtggggtccacacagctcgacctcgcgggagctaatcgtgaggtcgagcgcatagtacctttttccctatatatatatatatatatatatatatatatatatatatatgggtgtaagcaGGATTGAGAGGAAGATCTAAGGTTTCTAATTCGTCCAaggataggggtgtacatcgagtcgaaccgagtcgagttggccttgGCTCGACACGATTCGACCACTGTCtgaccttagcttgaactcggctcagctcggtcctcgagcttgactagccagctcggctcaattcgATCAGCAGCTCGAGCCAACTTCGAGCCGAGTCCACCGTTGAGGCATTTCCATAAACATCTGGATTGCACCTTTAAGATCGAGCCCAGTTCACCATTTCTGCAACTAGGAAGGAGTTTCATGCGGTCACTGGCATCGAGAAACAACTtccatggtgaaatcccacctgaAATCAGAAAactcttttaaaattttcatttggtgAACAACAACCTATCTGACTGCTCAGCTATCCGACTGCTAATGGATAGTGTACCGTTCAGTTGCAAGGAGGAATCCCCAATAACCTGTCCGACTACTCAAAAATCAAAACCATCCTTCTAGATCAAAATAGTTGGTGAACAACATTAAtgacaaagtaaccgagtcatcgaactggtttgatccgagttgagtcgagctagggcctgctcgaacttggctcgaactcattttcgagcttaaaaaatcaacttgacttggctcaaactcatttttgagctaaaaaaattaactctactcggctcgaactcgacttcaaactgagtcgaatcgagctttttcgagtcgagtggagtgagctaatcgagctagctcggttcgtgtacacccctatccaAGGatttcaaagggtgtaacaagggtgagattcaatgttgttcgaatcaggtaagctctttctttttgtaatttctactttcatagtgattattTGTTACtctgtgctgtggtttttttccgcaaaggtttttccacgttaaaattaTCGCATGCTCTTTGTATTTGCTTGATACTATTGGATTACTCTCCTAAATTCATTGCTTTCGCGGTCCCCTAacaattatatatgtatatttatttcAATTACATATATAATGATTTTTATGAGTGTTTCTTTGAGAGAAAAATGACTATATGATTATGCTTTGAAAATAATGTCAAATGCATGCAATAAAAAAGATTGGGTACTTATACTTTTAAAATTTGTGGGTaccatagtgtgtgtgtgtgtgatccacgccatccatccatcctactatctcattttggggcatgaaccCAAATTTGAGGTAGATTggaagcacaagtggaccacaccacacgaatcagttaggttaatgacattcaccattaaaactttcataaGGCCCATGGGGATATGTATCTAAtcatctaacttattcataagatcacattgaCATATAAGAATGAtctacacaaatattagcttgatccaaaacctctatgAGTactcctaggaagttttcaaggtTAAGTGTTCAATTCCCATCATTTC contains:
- the LOC131237769 gene encoding protein MIZU-KUSSEI 1, with product MRTIMAKTPHDSSFSSSSSRRHFQWRKKKDEEKEEREESLSFNSSSLLNCEDIKIGAPTTASAPRKKIGAGATVAALRIRSVLTGFAAKARWHLSSGLGNRVTGTLFGYRRGHVHFAFQDDPKTGPALLIELATPTSGLVREMASGLVRIALECDRTVEKKGVRLLDEPLWRTYCNGKKCGFAMKRECGPAEWKVLKAVGPVSMGAGVLPGNGAGSEGELMYMRARFERVIGSRDSEAFYMMNPDGNGGPELSIYLLRV